The Streptomyces sp. NBC_00670 genome window below encodes:
- a CDS encoding FG-GAP-like repeat-containing protein, with product MTRAQRRTRTTRLTAPLAAAALLAGGLGAVALSAGSAQAAPAAASAAAPDDFNGDGYADLVVGAPDATVSSAAKAGYVAVTYGSADGVSTTHTQVISRSTGGVPGSATANQRFGASFAKGDLDGDGFGDLVIAGGKAGSVVLWGSASGLTGGTALAGYGASPQTGDFDGDGTTDLALFSAQSLGGDDPEGAPAALWKGPVSRAGKPAAVLPLLDKSLWWGYEEDDASCETGGGCEDGPSSITGPVDSGEVGDVNGDGKDDIVQWVYGGDGVWGNRLLLGGGNGFTRGWVPGEDTGRDTGTGIGDVDNDGYDDVVVGRDGWNDKVRVAFGSASGLSEDNVQSFDQSLPGFPGAEEEGDALGATVSVGDVTGDGFADIALGLPGEDVGDVEDAGSVALIPGSASGVTGTGAQTFHQNTKGVPGVAEAGDRFGVSSALLDVDGDGHLDLAAGSTAENGENGAVWVLPGTANGLTATSSVAFGAGDLSAPATKAHFGAFLR from the coding sequence ATGACCCGAGCACAGCGCCGGACCCGCACCACGCGTCTCACCGCACCCCTGGCAGCCGCCGCGCTGCTCGCCGGGGGACTCGGCGCCGTCGCCCTCTCCGCCGGCTCCGCGCAGGCGGCCCCCGCCGCCGCGTCCGCCGCCGCGCCGGACGACTTCAACGGCGACGGCTACGCCGACCTGGTCGTGGGCGCCCCGGACGCCACGGTCTCCAGCGCGGCCAAGGCCGGCTACGTGGCCGTCACCTACGGCTCCGCCGACGGCGTCTCCACCACCCACACGCAGGTGATCAGCCGCTCCACCGGCGGCGTCCCCGGCTCCGCCACCGCGAACCAGCGCTTCGGCGCCTCCTTCGCCAAGGGCGACCTGGACGGCGACGGCTTCGGCGACCTGGTGATAGCCGGCGGCAAGGCCGGCTCCGTCGTCCTGTGGGGCTCCGCCTCCGGGCTCACCGGCGGCACGGCCCTCGCCGGGTACGGCGCCTCCCCGCAGACCGGCGACTTCGACGGCGACGGCACCACGGACCTCGCCCTCTTCTCCGCGCAGTCCCTCGGCGGCGACGACCCCGAGGGCGCCCCGGCCGCCCTGTGGAAGGGCCCCGTCTCCCGGGCCGGCAAGCCCGCTGCCGTCCTGCCCCTCCTCGACAAGTCCCTGTGGTGGGGCTACGAGGAGGACGACGCCTCCTGCGAGACCGGCGGCGGCTGCGAGGACGGCCCGTCCTCCATCACGGGGCCCGTCGACTCCGGCGAGGTCGGCGACGTCAACGGCGACGGCAAGGACGACATCGTCCAGTGGGTCTACGGCGGCGACGGCGTCTGGGGCAACCGGCTGCTCCTCGGCGGCGGCAACGGCTTCACCCGCGGCTGGGTGCCCGGTGAGGACACCGGCCGCGACACCGGCACCGGCATCGGCGACGTCGACAACGACGGCTACGACGACGTGGTCGTCGGCCGCGACGGCTGGAACGACAAGGTCCGCGTCGCCTTCGGCTCGGCCTCCGGCCTGTCCGAGGACAACGTGCAGTCCTTCGACCAGAGCCTGCCCGGCTTCCCGGGCGCCGAGGAGGAGGGTGACGCCCTCGGTGCCACCGTCTCGGTCGGCGACGTCACCGGCGACGGATTCGCCGACATCGCGCTCGGCCTGCCCGGCGAGGACGTCGGCGACGTCGAGGACGCCGGTTCCGTCGCCCTGATCCCCGGCAGCGCCTCCGGCGTCACCGGCACCGGCGCCCAGACCTTCCACCAGAACACCAAGGGCGTCCCCGGAGTCGCCGAGGCCGGCGACCGGTTCGGCGTGAGCAGCGCCCTCCTGGACGTCGACGGCGACGGCCACCTCGACCTCGCCGCCGGCTCCACCGCCGAGAACGGCGAGAACGGCGCCGTCTGGGTGCTGCCCGGCACGGCGAACGGCCTCACCGCCACCTCGTCCGTCGCCTTCGGCGCCGGTGACCTCTCGGCGCCCGCCACCAAGGCCCACTTCGGGGCCTTCCTGCGCTGA
- a CDS encoding lysophospholipid acyltransferase family protein, with product MYGAMKVTVGGTLKLAFRPWVEGLEHVPAAGPAILASNHLSFSDSFFLPAVLDRKVTFIAKAEYFTTPGVKGRMTAAFFKGVGQLPVDRSGARGAGEAAVRSGIEVLRRGELFGIYPEGTRSPDGRLYRGKPGGLARVALATGAPVLPVAMIDTEKIQPPGKVMPKLMRPGIRIGRPLDFSRYQGMEHDRFVLRAVTDEVMYEIMRLSGQEYVDIYATAAKRQLAEAAKAEKQEQKAEDGARPGS from the coding sequence TTGTACGGCGCGATGAAGGTCACCGTCGGGGGCACGCTGAAGCTCGCCTTCCGGCCCTGGGTGGAGGGCCTGGAGCACGTGCCCGCCGCCGGTCCCGCGATCCTGGCCAGCAACCACCTGTCCTTCTCGGACTCCTTCTTCCTCCCCGCGGTCCTCGACCGCAAGGTCACCTTCATCGCCAAGGCCGAGTACTTCACCACCCCCGGCGTCAAGGGACGGATGACCGCCGCCTTCTTCAAGGGCGTCGGCCAGCTCCCCGTCGACCGCTCGGGCGCGCGCGGCGCGGGCGAGGCCGCCGTGCGCAGCGGCATCGAGGTGCTGCGCCGCGGCGAACTGTTCGGCATCTACCCGGAGGGCACCCGCTCGCCCGACGGCCGGCTCTACCGGGGCAAGCCAGGCGGCCTGGCCCGCGTGGCGCTGGCCACCGGCGCGCCCGTGCTGCCGGTCGCGATGATCGACACGGAGAAGATCCAGCCGCCGGGGAAGGTAATGCCCAAGCTGATGCGCCCGGGCATCCGCATCGGCAGGCCGCTGGACTTCAGCCGATACCAGGGCATGGAGCACGACCGCTTCGTCCTGCGGGCGGTGACCGACGAGGTCATGTACGAGATCATGCGACTCTCCGGCCAGGAGTACGTCGACATCTACGCGACCGCCGCCAAACGGCAGCTCGCGGAGGCCGCCAAGGCGGAGAAGCAGGAACAGAAGGCCGAGGACGGGGCGCGGCCCGGGTCGTAG